The Microbacterium sp. Nx66 genome contains a region encoding:
- a CDS encoding S66 peptidase family protein yields MSVTTEAAVSPYLDTAPLQPGDTVAIVSPSGPGNEENTQRAVGYYESWGLKVRVGEHVLTPHPRASYLAGPDDLRRADLVDAWLDPEVDAVVTARGGYGALRLLDGIDWADMRRGALRKDGRPKLLTGSSDVTALHETWRAHLDVATLFCPMAGNNVFRDSEQVRDDVQRWLFEPWRGRELIGPKTEIMTPGRAEGRFTGGNLSLLAAGLGAPEADVPAPGILFLEDITEEPYRLDGFVTQLRRAGRLAQATGIVLGSWHECGDLDLVHALMRDEFQDAGVPVLWEQGFGHDPHALTIPLGVDGVLDATGDEPRLTVGRP; encoded by the coding sequence ATGAGCGTCACGACGGAGGCGGCGGTGTCGCCCTATCTCGACACAGCGCCCCTGCAGCCCGGCGACACCGTGGCGATCGTCTCGCCCTCCGGTCCCGGTAACGAGGAGAACACCCAGCGCGCCGTCGGCTACTACGAGTCCTGGGGCCTGAAGGTCCGGGTGGGAGAGCATGTCCTCACGCCGCACCCGCGCGCGTCGTACCTCGCGGGGCCCGACGACCTCCGCCGCGCCGACCTCGTCGACGCCTGGCTCGACCCCGAGGTGGACGCCGTCGTCACGGCCCGGGGCGGCTACGGGGCCCTGCGCCTCCTCGACGGCATCGACTGGGCCGACATGCGCCGAGGCGCGCTGCGCAAGGACGGACGACCGAAGCTCCTCACGGGCTCGTCCGATGTGACCGCCCTGCACGAGACGTGGCGCGCGCATCTCGACGTCGCGACGCTCTTCTGCCCGATGGCGGGCAACAACGTCTTCCGCGACTCGGAGCAGGTGCGCGACGACGTGCAGCGCTGGCTCTTCGAACCATGGCGCGGACGCGAGCTCATCGGCCCGAAGACCGAGATCATGACGCCTGGTCGCGCCGAGGGACGCTTCACGGGCGGCAACCTCAGTCTGCTCGCCGCCGGACTCGGCGCCCCGGAGGCGGACGTCCCCGCCCCCGGCATCCTTTTCCTGGAGGACATCACCGAGGAGCCGTACCGCCTCGACGGCTTCGTGACGCAGCTGCGTCGGGCAGGCCGTCTGGCGCAGGCGACGGGCATCGTGCTCGGCTCCTGGCATGAGTGCGGCGACCTCGACCTGGTCCACGCGCTCATGCGGGACGAGTTCCAGGACGCCGGCGTCCCCGTGCTGTGGGAGCAGGGCTTCGGCCATGACCCGCACGCCCTCACCATCCCGCTCGGTG